A genomic segment from Flammeovirga pectinis encodes:
- a CDS encoding cobyric acid synthase, with translation MNKMRPIMLVGTSSDVGKSWITTGICRWLKNKGFTPAPFKAQNMSLNSFATFDGLEIGRAQAVQAEACKLPVMVEMNPVLLKPSSVNKSQVVLHGKPIGDQTARDYFLGENKKHLFLEAQKAFHKLALNYSPVVMEGAGSISELNLKHRDIVNMRMAKAANACVYLIADIDKGGVFGSVYGTIALLEDWEKELLKGIIINKFRGDASLFIEGKKKLEELTGYPVLGVLPYAKDISIEEEDSVALSQRSISAKKGKLNVAVIKHYYMSNYTDFQALENEPLIQLYYTRDVEELKKADVIILPGSKNTMHDLKQLKEESIGDFIKEIYDTKCIIGICGGYQMLGKSVLDPHGVESDMDVEDGLGLFNITTTLTKEKQTLQQEFTFKNTSEKCIGYEIHMGETNIPKGFELVKINGKPEGYFDGKRSWGTYLHGIFDNKVVVNELLKLKFTNAEAIDYKTFKEEQFDKLADWVDENLDMQKIMKDIC, from the coding sequence ATGAATAAAATGCGTCCAATAATGTTAGTGGGCACTAGCTCAGATGTAGGAAAAAGTTGGATAACAACTGGCATCTGTAGATGGTTAAAAAATAAAGGATTCACTCCTGCTCCTTTTAAAGCTCAGAACATGTCGTTAAATAGTTTTGCCACATTCGATGGTTTAGAAATTGGACGTGCACAAGCTGTACAAGCCGAAGCTTGTAAGTTGCCTGTAATGGTAGAAATGAATCCTGTTTTACTTAAACCTTCTTCTGTAAATAAATCTCAGGTGGTATTACATGGTAAACCTATTGGCGACCAAACTGCAAGAGATTATTTTTTAGGGGAAAATAAAAAACACTTGTTTCTAGAAGCACAAAAAGCTTTTCATAAGTTAGCGTTAAACTACAGTCCTGTGGTTATGGAAGGAGCTGGTAGTATAAGCGAACTAAATCTAAAACATAGAGACATTGTAAATATGCGTATGGCGAAAGCGGCCAATGCATGTGTCTATCTTATAGCAGACATTGATAAAGGAGGCGTTTTTGGTAGCGTTTATGGTACAATTGCCTTGTTAGAAGATTGGGAAAAAGAGCTATTAAAAGGTATTATCATCAATAAATTCAGAGGCGATGCTAGTCTATTTATTGAAGGGAAGAAAAAACTAGAAGAGCTTACAGGCTATCCTGTTTTAGGAGTTCTACCCTATGCAAAAGATATAAGTATTGAAGAAGAAGATTCTGTTGCTTTAAGCCAAAGAAGTATATCAGCAAAAAAAGGGAAATTAAATGTAGCGGTAATTAAACACTACTACATGTCTAATTATACAGATTTTCAGGCATTAGAAAACGAGCCTTTAATTCAATTGTACTATACCAGAGATGTTGAAGAACTGAAAAAAGCTGACGTGATTATCCTGCCGGGTTCTAAAAATACAATGCACGATTTAAAACAGTTAAAAGAAGAAAGCATTGGTGATTTTATAAAAGAAATATATGATACAAAATGCATAATTGGTATCTGTGGTGGGTATCAAATGTTAGGGAAATCTGTTTTAGATCCACATGGTGTAGAAAGTGATATGGATGTTGAAGATGGATTAGGATTATTTAATATTACAACCACTCTCACAAAAGAAAAACAAACACTCCAACAAGAATTTACTTTTAAAAATACTTCTGAAAAATGTATTGGGTATGAAATTCATATGGGAGAAACCAATATACCTAAAGGATTTGAACTTGTAAAAATTAACGGTAAACCAGAGGGTTATTTTGATGGAAAACGGAGTTGGGGTACGTACTTACATGGTATTTTTGACAATAAAGTTGTCGTAAATGAATTGCTAAAACTAAAGTTTACAAATGCTGAAGCAATAGATTACAAGACTTTTAAAGAAGAACAATTTGATAAACTAGCTGATTGGGTAGACGAAAACCTAGACATGCAAAAAATTATGAAAGATATATGCTAA
- a CDS encoding pyridoxal phosphate-dependent aminotransferase codes for MLNGHGDDLHLVNTTIKHNFSSNVFYKGCPKEVTDYLATKIQTIQSYPSPAATELSSAAAERYGIDKDHFLFTNGAIEAFYLIAQRYKNKKATIVGPTFSEYEDACRIHGLPYNVVSKNELDSSKSDLIFICNPNNPTGSIYTPSQIEKLLQQKPNSLFIIDEAYIEFTPKITSILPLTAHYSNLIVVRSLTKTFTIPGLRLGYIIASKKIIDSLREIRIPWSVNGLAIEVGLYLFQNYDRLLFDATILYQKAQYFKAKLSEISYLEIRDSSTSYFLVRLKKHTAQALKDHLIKQGILIRNATNFTLLEGEYIRLAVQSSEANNKLINSLKSWN; via the coding sequence ATGCTAAACGGTCATGGAGACGATTTACATCTTGTAAATACTACTATCAAACATAACTTCAGTTCTAATGTTTTTTATAAAGGTTGTCCTAAAGAAGTAACGGATTATTTAGCGACAAAAATACAAACTATTCAAAGCTATCCTTCTCCTGCAGCGACAGAATTAAGTAGTGCAGCAGCAGAAAGGTATGGAATTGACAAGGACCATTTTCTTTTTACAAATGGTGCTATTGAGGCTTTTTACCTCATTGCACAACGTTATAAAAATAAAAAAGCAACAATAGTCGGCCCTACTTTCTCAGAATATGAAGATGCGTGTAGAATACATGGCTTACCGTATAACGTTGTTTCAAAAAATGAATTAGATAGCAGTAAATCAGATCTCATTTTTATATGTAATCCTAATAATCCTACAGGTAGCATTTATACACCTTCGCAGATAGAGAAACTACTCCAACAAAAACCTAATTCTTTATTTATTATTGATGAAGCGTACATAGAATTCACTCCAAAAATTACATCAATTTTACCGCTTACAGCACATTATTCTAATTTGATTGTTGTAAGGTCTTTAACCAAAACATTTACTATTCCTGGTTTAAGATTGGGGTATATTATCGCTAGTAAAAAAATAATTGATTCATTAAGAGAAATTCGTATTCCATGGAGTGTTAATGGTTTAGCTATTGAAGTAGGTTTGTACTTATTTCAAAATTATGACCGTTTACTTTTTGATGCTACTATTTTGTATCAAAAAGCTCAATATTTTAAAGCTAAGTTAAGTGAAATAAGCTATTTAGAAATACGAGATTCTTCAACTTCTTACTTTCTTGTGAGGCTGAAAAAACATACGGCTCAAGCATTAAAAGACCATCTTATAAAACAAGGTATTTTGATTAGAAACGCTACAAATTTCACTTTATTAGAAGGAGAATACATTCGTTTGGCTGTTCAATCTTCTGAAGCAAATAATAAACTAATAAACAGTCTAAAATCATGGAATTAG
- the cbiB gene encoding adenosylcobinamide-phosphate synthase CbiB, protein MELESTLILLFAYSLDLIFGDPRQLPHLIVLFGNAISWGEKRLNKGIHLIAKGMFLTLILVTLSFVVPFFIFQYLSQYSTVITVLISTILLFYCLANKTLVKEGLAVFTVLENQGLDAGRKRLSWIVGRDTSALTANQVRIATLETMSENLSDGVIAPLFFYALLGVPGAMAYKMINTLDSMIGYKNERYEQFGKFAAKLDDVANYIPARITALLILIYSFRIGGIRTVFKEGKKHSSPNAGYPEAALAYVLNCRFGGPNIYFGKVVDKPYIGTNDREILHKEIFKTSKINYCVSLLTVIFISLLSILTQLF, encoded by the coding sequence ATGGAATTAGAAAGTACACTAATCCTCTTATTTGCCTATTCTTTAGATCTTATTTTTGGTGATCCTAGGCAATTACCCCATCTTATTGTTTTATTTGGCAATGCTATTAGTTGGGGCGAAAAACGCTTAAACAAAGGGATCCATTTAATTGCTAAAGGAATGTTTCTTACACTTATATTGGTAACACTTTCCTTTGTAGTTCCTTTCTTTATATTCCAATACCTTTCTCAATACTCTACCGTTATAACTGTATTAATTAGTACAATTTTACTCTTCTATTGTTTGGCAAATAAGACACTCGTTAAAGAAGGTCTTGCTGTATTTACCGTACTCGAAAACCAAGGGTTAGATGCAGGAAGAAAACGTCTTTCTTGGATAGTCGGGAGAGATACCTCTGCTTTAACAGCTAATCAGGTTCGAATAGCTACTTTAGAAACAATGTCAGAAAATTTAAGTGATGGTGTTATTGCTCCACTTTTCTTCTACGCCCTTTTAGGAGTACCCGGTGCAATGGCCTATAAAATGATTAATACATTGGACTCAATGATTGGCTATAAAAATGAGCGGTATGAACAATTTGGGAAATTTGCAGCAAAACTAGATGATGTTGCAAATTATATTCCTGCTAGAATAACAGCACTACTAATTCTTATCTATTCCTTTAGAATTGGTGGTATAAGAACGGTTTTCAAAGAAGGTAAAAAGCACAGTAGCCCAAATGCAGGTTATCCAGAAGCTGCTTTAGCGTATGTTTTAAATTGCAGATTTGGAGGACCAAATATCTATTTTGGTAAGGTGGTAGACAAACCCTACATTGGTACAAATGACAGAGAAATTCTTCATAAAGAAATTTTTAAAACCTCTAAAATTAACTATTGTGTAAGCTTACTCACTGTTATTTTTATAAGCTTACTAAGTATTTTAACTCAATTATTTTGA
- a CDS encoding AAA family ATPase gives MRKFIISGAAGTGKTTLINALVQKNFTAIPEVSRQVITQEQELNSDGFPWLNIEKFTELVYQKSIVHLTNYKKAVFCDRSLIDNIAYLDHQGKAIPNNLQQFPFQEFYHKKVFFAMPWKAIYTTDNQRPEPFEYHLSLSRVLHSTYKKYGFELIEIPFGSVQSRLKFVVDNVCL, from the coding sequence ATGCGTAAATTTATTATATCGGGTGCTGCAGGAACAGGTAAAACGACTTTAATAAATGCACTAGTACAAAAGAATTTCACTGCAATTCCAGAAGTTTCACGACAAGTTATAACGCAAGAACAAGAATTAAATTCCGATGGATTTCCTTGGTTAAATATTGAAAAGTTTACAGAACTAGTATATCAAAAATCAATAGTACACCTTACAAATTACAAAAAAGCAGTCTTCTGCGACCGCAGTCTTATTGATAATATCGCCTATTTAGATCATCAAGGGAAAGCAATTCCAAATAACTTACAACAGTTTCCTTTTCAAGAGTTTTACCATAAAAAAGTATTTTTCGCAATGCCTTGGAAAGCCATATATACTACTGATAATCAGAGACCAGAACCTTTTGAATACCACCTTTCACTTTCTAGAGTATTACACTCCACTTATAAAAAATATGGCTTCGAACTTATCGAAATTCCTTTTGGCTCTGTACAAAGCAGATTAAAATTTGTAGTCGACAACGTTTGCTTGTGA
- a CDS encoding (2Fe-2S) ferredoxin domain-containing protein, translating into MGKNIAKTTHNFLFCDGGSCQKAGAENVVRTVRAYLRNNGLWDSTHTIKTRCNGRCEDAPTWIVQPNNYWYKELTPSKGLEIIKSHIHNNKPVEKHLLYCDDWDNISSEKEIPPYKLKPFNIIEDATLGSCYLTRGFASDQYTYPLFLYLFEHSPSSKIVLGDAKELSFSAIKEVLYSKQYVLELVLEHETIELVIAPINQKDTALVKARIAVVEYFHQITSQKKGIRFKNKFGDQIGLIWLSESAWKYCTEVQLQGLSIDKELV; encoded by the coding sequence ATGGGGAAAAATATTGCTAAAACTACACATAACTTTCTATTCTGCGATGGCGGATCTTGCCAAAAAGCAGGTGCTGAAAATGTTGTCCGAACGGTAAGAGCTTACCTTCGAAACAATGGACTTTGGGACAGCACTCATACCATAAAAACACGTTGTAACGGGCGTTGTGAAGATGCTCCAACTTGGATTGTCCAACCTAATAATTATTGGTATAAAGAGCTTACTCCTAGTAAAGGATTAGAAATAATAAAAAGCCATATTCACAATAATAAACCGGTAGAAAAACACCTGCTTTATTGTGATGATTGGGATAATATATCTTCAGAAAAAGAAATCCCTCCATATAAACTTAAACCATTTAATATAATAGAAGATGCAACTCTAGGTAGTTGTTACCTTACTAGAGGTTTTGCATCAGATCAATATACTTACCCATTATTTCTCTATTTATTCGAACATTCCCCATCTTCAAAAATTGTATTAGGTGATGCTAAAGAGCTTTCTTTCTCTGCTATAAAAGAAGTTCTTTACAGCAAACAATATGTTTTAGAATTGGTACTTGAACACGAAACTATTGAATTAGTCATTGCGCCAATCAATCAAAAAGATACTGCTTTAGTAAAAGCAAGAATAGCTGTGGTAGAATATTTCCATCAGATAACTTCACAGAAGAAAGGGATTCGATTTAAAAATAAATTTGGAGATCAGATTGGACTGATATGGCTATCTGAATCTGCGTGGAAGTATTGCACAGAAGTACAATTACAAGGTTTAAGTATTGATAAAGAGTTAGTATGA